One window from the genome of Acinetobacter sp. LoGeW2-3 encodes:
- the mdtD gene encoding multidrug transporter subunit MdtD: MNATPTHQALQPEFRLLVLLVSIGFFMQGLDTTIINTALPAIARSLQEDPLRMHSVVVAYVLSVAACIPLSGWLADRFGVRNTYFSAIIVFIIGSLGCAFSHDLNELLIYRVLQGIGGALLLPVGRLAMLKIIPRTQFLAAMSLMSLAGLIGPLIGPTLGGWMVEYLSWQWVFLINLPIGLLGTLITFKAMPNVTEPDVAKFDYAGFVMLVVAMVGLCLGIENFANPQYPLWWSLSLVAVGFLFALIYAYHSHTHSNALFRSKLFKNQIYAIGILGNFFARLGGNSIPFLLPLMLQVAFGFEPFITGLLMIPTVLGSLASKPIIRKIIQRFGYRQVLLVNTLLVGLCIASFALTTADTPIWLRAIHFFIFGILNSLQFVSMNTLTLKDLSQQDASSGNSFLSMIMMLSMSIGVALAGTLVNMFSAYFGPAQLDNAFHLALLCLGCLNVIAAYIFWHIPKNTPV; the protein is encoded by the coding sequence ATGAATGCCACGCCCACCCATCAAGCGCTGCAACCCGAATTTAGACTGCTGGTCTTACTGGTATCAATCGGCTTTTTTATGCAAGGTCTGGATACCACCATTATCAATACCGCCCTGCCTGCAATTGCCCGCAGTCTGCAGGAAGATCCGTTACGGATGCACAGTGTGGTGGTGGCGTATGTGCTTTCGGTTGCAGCCTGTATTCCATTGAGTGGCTGGCTGGCGGATCGCTTTGGTGTTCGGAATACTTATTTTAGTGCCATCATTGTCTTTATCATAGGTTCACTGGGCTGTGCCTTTTCCCATGACCTGAATGAATTATTGATCTATCGGGTTCTGCAAGGCATCGGTGGCGCATTGCTATTACCAGTCGGTCGTCTGGCAATGCTAAAAATCATTCCCCGTACCCAGTTTTTAGCTGCGATGAGCCTGATGAGTCTTGCAGGCCTGATCGGTCCCCTGATTGGACCTACCTTGGGCGGCTGGATGGTGGAATACCTGTCTTGGCAATGGGTATTTCTGATTAACCTGCCAATTGGCCTGCTTGGTACCTTAATTACTTTTAAAGCCATGCCGAATGTCACTGAACCGGATGTCGCGAAGTTTGACTATGCCGGCTTTGTCATGCTGGTAGTAGCCATGGTGGGGCTATGTCTAGGCATTGAAAACTTTGCCAATCCACAATATCCGCTATGGTGGAGTCTCAGCTTAGTCGCGGTTGGATTTCTGTTTGCGCTGATCTATGCCTATCATTCACATACGCATAGTAATGCCCTGTTCCGTAGCAAGCTGTTTAAAAACCAGATTTATGCGATTGGTATTTTAGGCAATTTCTTTGCCCGTCTTGGTGGTAACTCGATCCCCTTCCTGTTGCCGTTGATGTTACAGGTGGCTTTTGGTTTTGAACCGTTCATTACCGGTTTGCTGATGATTCCAACTGTATTGGGTTCGCTGGCTTCTAAACCCATTATTCGCAAAATCATTCAGCGCTTTGGCTATCGTCAGGTGTTGCTGGTGAATACTTTGCTAGTGGGCCTGTGTATCGCCAGCTTTGCTTTAACAACGGCGGATACACCAATCTGGTTACGGGCCATTCATTTCTTTATTTTTGGTATCCTGAATTCACTACAATTTGTTTCCATGAATACCCTAACCTTAAAAGACCTTAGCCAGCAGGATGCCAGCAGCGGCAACAGTTTCCTGTCCATGATCATGATGCTGTCGATGAGTATTGGCGTGGCATTGGCAGGTACTTTGGTGAATATGTTTAGTGCTTACTTTGGTCCTGCACAGCTGGATAATGCTTTCCACCTTGCCCTGCTCTGTCTGGGTTGTCTGAATGTAATTGCCGCCTATATTTTCTGGCACATTCCCAAGAATACGCCTGTGTGA
- a CDS encoding TIGR00730 family Rossman fold protein yields MTSVVKMTEHKNKSPRTTRPLVALYCGSRAGNNPIYQEKAIQLAQSLAQQGFGLVYGGASIGLMGQVANAMIDHGGEAVGVIPEFMLDYEIAHSKLTELHIVQSMHERKALMAERACAFVALPGGLGTFEEILEIATWGQLNQHQKPMMLYNVNNFYDPLIAQLDHAVNEGFLPPQHRAKLIVCEHSVHIFNALKNLGSPKQFAI; encoded by the coding sequence ATGACTAGTGTAGTAAAAATGACTGAACATAAAAATAAATCTCCCCGTACCACCCGCCCGCTCGTTGCCTTGTACTGTGGTTCCCGTGCTGGCAATAACCCAATTTATCAGGAAAAAGCCATTCAACTCGCTCAGAGTCTGGCCCAGCAAGGCTTTGGTCTGGTCTATGGGGGGGCCAGCATTGGCCTCATGGGTCAGGTCGCGAATGCTATGATTGACCATGGTGGTGAAGCAGTCGGCGTGATTCCCGAGTTTATGCTGGATTATGAAATCGCGCATAGCAAGTTGACTGAACTGCATATTGTGCAGTCGATGCATGAACGTAAAGCCTTAATGGCAGAACGTGCCTGTGCCTTTGTAGCCCTGCCAGGTGGACTAGGCACCTTTGAGGAAATTCTGGAAATTGCCACTTGGGGCCAGCTGAATCAGCACCAGAAACCGATGATGCTGTATAACGTGAATAACTTTTATGATCCACTGATTGCCCAGCTGGATCATGCAGTGAATGAAGGCTTCCTGCCACCCCAGCATCGTGCCAAGCTGATTGTCTGCGAACATTCTGTACATATCTTTAATGCATTGAAAAATCTGGGTAGCCCAAAACAATTTGCTATTTAA